The following are encoded together in the Fundulus heteroclitus isolate FHET01 chromosome 19, MU-UCD_Fhet_4.1, whole genome shotgun sequence genome:
- the dio3a gene encoding iodothyronine deiodinase 3a yields MMNTVKAVKNAVVCFVLLPRFLVAAVVFWLLDFLCIRKRFFFRMKEQGGDAIDPPLCISDSNRLFSLESLKAVWHGQKLDFLKAARLGRGAPNTEVVRLQDQRRSRILDCAQGARPLILNFGSCTUPPFMARLKAFQEVAQQNADIADTAVVYIEEAHPSDGWTSTDAPYQIPKHRSLEERLSAAHLIHLEVPGCLVVADNMENSSSAAYGAYFNRLYIVQEGKVVYQGGRGPEGYRISELRDWLDQHRKELEKTDNNLNV; encoded by the coding sequence ATGATGAATACTGTTAAAGCTGTAAAAAACGCCGTGGTCTGCTTCGTCTTGCTGCCCCGTTTTCTCGTGGCAGCGGTTGTCTTCTGGCTGCTGGACTTTCTGTGCATCAGGAAAAGGTTTTTCTTCAGGATGAAGGAGCAGGGAGGCGATGCCATTGATCCCCCTCTGTGCATATCGGACTCCAACCGCCTGTTCAGCCTTGAGTCCCTGAAGGCCGTCTGGCACGGCCAGAAGCTGGACTTCCTGAAGGCGGCGCGCCTCGGACGCGGAGCGCCCAACACCGAAGTTGTCCGGCTGCAGGACCAGCGGCGCTCCCGGATCCTGGACTGCGCGCAGGGCGCCAGACCGCTCATCCTCAACTTCGGCAGCTGCACCTGACCGCCGTTCATGGCGCGCCTGAAGGCTTTCCAGGAGGTCGCGCAGCAGAACGCGGACATAGCGGACACGGCGGTGGTGTACATCGAGGAGGCGCATCCCTCCGACGGCTGGACGAGCACCGACGCGCCTTACCAGATCCCGAAGCATCGGAGTCTGGAGGAGAGGCTGAGCGCGGCGCACCTGATCCACCTGGAGGTGCCCGGCTGCCTGGTGGTGGCGGACAACATGGAGAACTCCTCCAGCGCCGCGTACGGGGCGTATTTCAACAGACTTTATATAGTGCAGGAGGGGAAGGTGGTGTACCAAGGCGGCAGGGGACCTGAGGGGTACCGGATCTCAGAGCTCAGAGACTGGCTGGACCAGCACAGAAAAGAGCTGGAGAAAACAGACAATAATCTAAACGTGTAG